The following proteins come from a genomic window of Triticum urartu cultivar G1812 unplaced genomic scaffold, Tu2.1 TuUngrouped_contig_6213, whole genome shotgun sequence:
- the LOC125530301 gene encoding protein PGR-like, which translates to MDPAGVNGGVWIRAAVAVAAGGAIAARAVRRKSVDFTAVFAGVPAMVAHTGAGYRFAGLLLVFFFTASRVTRTGEARKRALDPEFKEGGQRNWKQVLSNSGIASILVVLIALITGGEDKCLDSKESGLVTALIGGVIGHYSCCNGDTWSSELGILSKSEPRIITTFKRVRKGTNGGVTIDGLLAAAAAGCSIGLAFVLLGFLTTQCASDVFWRQLLVIPLATAAGLCGSLIDSLLGATVQYSGYCRVRKKVVGVDGPTVTRISGMNILDNNGVNVVSIFLTSLLTALVCTCIF; encoded by the exons ATGGATCCGGCCGGCGTCAACGGCGGCGTGTGGATCCGCGCGGCGGTGGCCGTCGCGGCGGGCGGCGCGATCGCGGCGCGCGCGGTCCGGCGCAAGTCCGTCGACTTCACCGCCGTCTTCGCGGGCGTCCCGGCCATGGTGGCCCACACCGGCGCCGGGTACAG GTTCGCGGGGCTGCTCCTGGTGTTCTTCTTCACGGCGTCGAGGGTGACGAGGACCGGCGAGGCGAGGAAGCGTGCGCTTGATCCTGAGTTCAAAGAGGGGGGGCAGCGCAACTG GAAGCAAGTCTTGTCAAACAGTGGTATCGCAAGTATCTTGGTAGTCCTGATAGCACTAATTACTGGAGGTGAAGACAAATGCTTGGATTCAAAAGAGTCGGGTCTTGTAACTGCCCTTATTGGTGGTGTTATTGGACATTACTCTTGCTGCAATGGTGATACATGGTCTTCTGAGCTTGGCATACTTAGCAAATCTGAACCACGAATTATCACAACATTCAAG AGGGTGCGGAAGGGGACCAATGGCGGGGTAACCATAGATGGACTTcttgcagcagcagcagctggatGCTCGATTGGGCTTGCATTTGTGCTACTAGGATTCTTAACAACCCAGTGTGCTTCTGATGTATTTTGGAGGCAACTGCTAGTTATACCCTTAGCTACAGCTGCTGGCCTATGTGGAAGCCTGATCGATTCATTACTGGGCGCAACAGTTCAGTACAGCGGATACTGTCGCGTTCGCAAGAAG GTGGTTGGAGTAGATGGTCCAACAGTAACGAGGATTTCTGGAATGAATATACTGGACAACAACGGCGTCAATGTAGTGTCTATCTTCTTGACGAGTCTGCTTACTGCCTTGGTGTGCACATGCATTTTCTGA
- the LOC125530300 gene encoding tudor domain-containing protein 3, producing the protein MAAEASSSSVFPEGDSLLRPLAASGWRFRDTLDESIQALLHASPSPSPEALEADLLDTDLRLFGGKSLPDRAAATATKRLSYLHGPIVLQVVSLRDIYSSRVDASFNKPQQRRLLRFGLTDGISEAVAIELSPIPFITEEIAPGTKIRLENKIPVNHGILCLGAKNVTVIGGTVQSLYEEWKMNQKFSGLSRPVLRLSQDDDGVGPPPFEKLDIEARPNRTFQLQAYPDQKGRNLGVAHDHVSVNSSSKPTNEGSSNMNRENTISKAESKQSTADIRPKEVSEAVPVQNQAAAQKLLQKMAMPEDRPGRGRFKGRSKQEDTPVFTLDEWERRKAVGSVSAAERHIQDTSRDEELARQLQEQLDLEDSHAMPVTSEAERLRMNMFSFNGPEEMGGGRRDFRGRGRGRGRGRGRGRGRF; encoded by the exons ATGGCGGCGGAAGCGTCAAGCTCGTCGGTCTTCCCCGAGGGGGATTCGCTCCTGCGGCCCCTCGCCGCGAGCGGGTGGCGCTTCCGTGACACCTTGGACGAGTCCATCCAGGCCCTCCTCCACGCCTCCCCCTCCCCGTCGCCGGAGGCCCTGGAGGCCGACCTCCTCGACACGGACCTGAGGCTCTTCGGCGGGAAGTCCCTCCCCGACCGCGCCGCCGCCACGGCCACGAAGCGGCTCTCCTACCTCCACGGCCCCATCGTCCTGCAG GTAGTTTCTCTAAGGGATATATATAGCAGCAGAGTCGATGCCTCCTTTAATAAGCCGCAGCAACGGCGCCTTCTGCGGTTTGGCCTCACTGATGGTATTTCTGAAGCAGTGGCCATTGAGTTGTCCCCTATCCCGTTCATCACAGAAGAGATAGCTCCAGGCACAAAG ATTCGTCTTGAGAACAAGATTCCGGTAAATCATGGCATATTGTGCCTAGGTGCAAAAAATGTGACCGTCATCGGGGGAACTGTCCAATCTTTGTATGAGGAATGGAAAATGAACCAGAAATTCTCGGGCTTATCACGCCCAGTATTGAGGTTATCACAAGATGACGATGGAGTTGGGCCTCCACCATTTGAGAAATTAGATATCGAAGCACGTCCAAACAGGACATTCCAGTTGCAAGCATACCCCG ACCAGAAGGGTAGAAACTTGGGAGTTGCTCATGACCACGTGTCGGTTAATTCCAGTTCAAAACCTACGAATGAGGGTTCAAGTAACATGAACAGAGAGAATACAATTAGCAAAGCTGAATCCAAACAGTCTACTGCAGATATCAGACCAAAAGAAG TAAGCGAAGCTGTCCCTGTTCAGAACCAAGCTGCTGCACAGAAACTACTGCAGAAAATGGCTATGCCCGAAGATAGGCCTGGTCGGGGTCGATTCAAGGGCAGGAGCAAGCAGGAAGATACCCCGGTCTTTACCCTCGATGAATGGGAGAGGAGAAAAGCAGTCGGTTCGGTGTCCGCAGCAGAAAGGCATATACAAGACACCAGCCGAGACGAGGAACTGGCAAGGCAGCTCCAAGAACAGCTAGATCTAGAAGACTCCCAC GCGATGCCCGTGACTTCAGAGGCCGAACGCCTGCGGATGAACATGTTCAGCTTCAACGGCCCTGAAGAAATGGGTGGCGGGAGAAGAGATTTCCGAGGACGCGGGCGGGGAAGGGGACGAGGGCGAGGTCGAGGCAGGGGAAGATTTTAG